From one Chloroflexota bacterium genomic stretch:
- a CDS encoding trimethylamine methyltransferase: MKSNPTSTGGILGGQYQPLSKYDIELLHQSALNILEETGVAVHSTKALDLLEAAGARVDRSLPRAWLPKSMVEDAIASAPSKVELFGRKPEHHLTLGGKQVYLGTGGTTINVLDLDGVKRKSSVLDCHQIPRLVDALENVHFIVLPVYPNELTEENADVNRFYGGLRNSSKHIMGGMYSLQGTLDVIHMAEMIAGGPEALRNEPMVSFITLMISPLLVDETYGDIMIEVARRGLPLAVPCEPMTGSTSPVTLAGNLAMFAADTLAGVTLTQLANPGTPVLSGYVGTITDLRTMGYLSGAIESGLLNAGAAQLAQHWNLPFYATAGMSDSKTIDVQTGYESAMTTLLVALSGANYIHDAAGLMEFAMVASYEKYVIDNEIIGMALRALRGIEVTPETIAADLIHEAGPGGYFLKAKHTVKHMRSEFFFPQISDRNLREDWLEMGALDARQRANLRAREILNEHRPEPIPAAIDEIIRAEFDVIMPEL; this comes from the coding sequence CGCACTCAATATTCTCGAAGAAACCGGTGTCGCCGTCCACAGCACCAAAGCCCTTGATCTACTCGAAGCGGCGGGCGCCAGAGTTGATCGTTCGCTGCCGCGCGCCTGGCTGCCGAAAAGCATGGTCGAAGATGCTATCGCCAGCGCACCATCCAAAGTGGAGTTGTTCGGACGTAAACCAGAGCATCATCTAACGCTGGGGGGTAAACAGGTTTACCTGGGCACAGGCGGCACAACGATCAATGTGCTCGATCTGGATGGTGTAAAGCGAAAATCTTCCGTGCTGGATTGCCATCAGATTCCGCGCCTGGTGGATGCGCTCGAAAATGTGCATTTCATTGTTTTGCCGGTCTACCCCAACGAGTTGACCGAAGAAAACGCCGATGTGAACCGTTTTTACGGCGGCTTGCGCAACAGCAGCAAACATATTATGGGTGGTATGTACTCGCTGCAGGGCACGCTGGATGTGATCCACATGGCCGAGATGATCGCCGGAGGGCCTGAGGCATTGCGTAACGAGCCGATGGTCTCGTTTATTACGCTGATGATTAGCCCGTTGTTGGTGGATGAGACTTATGGCGATATCATGATCGAAGTGGCGCGGCGGGGACTCCCCCTGGCGGTGCCCTGTGAACCTATGACGGGATCAACCTCCCCGGTGACGTTGGCTGGAAACCTGGCCATGTTCGCCGCCGATACCCTGGCCGGGGTGACGCTGACGCAACTCGCCAACCCGGGCACGCCCGTATTGAGCGGTTATGTGGGCACGATCACCGATCTGCGCACGATGGGCTATCTCTCCGGGGCGATTGAGAGCGGCTTGCTCAACGCGGGGGCAGCGCAACTGGCGCAACATTGGAACCTGCCCTTCTACGCCACCGCCGGAATGAGCGACTCGAAAACGATTGACGTGCAAACTGGCTACGAAAGCGCCATGACTACGCTGCTGGTAGCACTCTCCGGGGCGAATTATATTCACGATGCGGCGGGCTTAATGGAATTTGCGATGGTCGCAAGCTACGAGAAATATGTGATTGATAACGAGATCATCGGCATGGCTTTGCGGGCGTTACGCGGGATTGAAGTCACGCCCGAAACAATTGCCGCCGATCTGATTCATGAAGCCGGTCCTGGCGGGTATTTCCTGAAAGCGAAACACACGGTCAAGCACATGCGGTCAGAATTTTTCTTCCCGCAAATCAGCGACCGCAACTTGCGCGAAGATTGGTTGGAAATGGGTGCGCTGGATGCGCGCCAACGCGCCAACCTGCGGGCGCGAGAAATCCTGAACGAGCATCGACCTGAACCCATCCCCGCGGCGATTGACGAAATAATTCGCGCCGAATTTGATGTAATCATGCCAGAACTCTAA